One genomic region from Xyrauchen texanus isolate HMW12.3.18 chromosome 16, RBS_HiC_50CHRs, whole genome shotgun sequence encodes:
- the dglucy gene encoding D-glutamate cyclase, mitochondrial isoform X2 — protein MMQLESLSPSALRSLIRQQRPAINNTSGIAAGYQQANVVILHKDLADDFEAFCQANRSPLPLLYRSKCGEWGCPPLATGSDIREDCPEYCVFENGVLVKKIPSLSSYTPQLQDMVTFYLGCSFGFEAALKAAGVPVRNVEQGKNVCMYKTSVPCIREGKFHCQMVVSMRPVPHDKLDGAAQCTHMIPLAHGGPVHIGHPKLLGIHELSRPEYGDPVEACAGDVPVFWACGVTGVEAVQSCKPPLAFTHSPGCMFLTDREVETNSPHALEPEQCPLTFCISQNPQHYSMASKKAVKQIQAIEELAVKDPGARGIRALFVQDELLKTCLSLSHSSSVLLTTGFPTHYMHDPPEETDGPPGAIAMAAMLQALRKEVVIVTDERALEMNQHIMRDAVEKGVIKTAVPVISFQSNSPDSALHFLCRDGDPTKPRFDHLVAIERSGRAADGNYYNMRGVNIKHLVDPIDDLFTTASSIAGITTTGIGDGGNELGMGKVKAAVKAHMPNGTLIACDVAADFAITTGVSNWGGYAVACALYVLNLCPIHSRYLQKGLGPPPTSEQKSLWAACLPTIAKEEEMLHILVKYGVRSGKTANLGLEVDGLTFHPYHSDIIQQLGDLTLR, from the exons ATGATGCAGTTAGAGAGTTTGTCCCCGAGTGCTCTGCGGAGCCTTATTCGTCAGCAGAGGCCAGCTATTAACAACACTTCTGGTATTGCTGCAG GATATCAACAGGCTAATGTTGTGATCTTGCACAAGGATCTTGCCGATGACTTTGAGGCTTTTTGTCAAGCTAACCGCAGCCCCCTCCCTCTGCTGTACAGGAGCAAGTGTGGAGAGTGGGGCTGCCCTCCCCTCGCCACAGGATCTGACATCAG AGAGGATTGTCCAGAATACTGTGTGTTTGAGAATGGTGTGCTGGTGAAGAAGATCCCTAGTTTATCTTCTTACACCCCTCAACTTCAGGACATGGTCACTTTCTACCTAGGCTGTAGTTTTGGCTTTGAAGCTGCCCTAAAGGCCGCTGGGGTTCCTGTGAGAAATGTGGAACAGGGTAAAAATGTCTGCATGTACAAG ACTTCAGTACCGTGTATTAGAGAAGGCAAGTTTCACTGTCAGATGGTGGTGAGCATGCGACCTGTACCTCACGACAAGCTGGACGGAGCAGCTCAATGCACGCACATGATCCCACTGGCACATGGAGGCCCTGTCCACATTGGACACCCTA AACTGCTGGGCATCCATGAGTTGTCACGACCGGAGTACGGGGATCCAGTGGAGGCGTGTGCTGGTGATGTGCCTGTGTTCTGGGCCTGTGGCGTCACTGGTGTTGAGGCTGTTCAGAGCTGCA AGCCTCCTCTAGCATTCACACACTCACCTGGCTGCATGTTCCTCACTGATCGAGAGGTAGAAACTAATTCACCTCATGCTCTTGAGCCAGAACAATGTCCATTGACATTCTGCATCTCTCAGAATCCTCAGCATTACAGCATGGCCAGCAAGAAAGCTGTTAAACAAATTCAAGCAATCGAGGAGCTCGCTGTTAAAGACCCAG GTGCGAGGGGTATCCGTGCACTCTTTGTGCAGGATGAGTTGCTCAAGACCTGTCTCTCACTCTCCCACTCCTCCTCTGTACTCCTCACCACTGGGTTTCCCACACACTACATGCACGACCCCCCCGAAGAGACAGATGGCCCACCCGGAGCCATCGCCATGGCCGCTATGCTCCAAGCTCTCCGTAAAGAAGTGGTCATTGTAACAGATGAACGGGCTTTGGAGATGAATCAGCACATCATGCGGGACGCTGTGGAGAAAG GTGTGATAAAAACTGCAGTGCCAGTAATAAGTTTCCAGAGCAACAGTCCTGACTCAGCACTTCACTTCCTGTGCCGTGATGGAGATCCCACAAAGCCCAG GTTTGACCACTTGGTTGCAATAGAGCGCAGTGGTAGGGCTGCAGATGGGAACTACTACAACATGAGGGGGGTGAACATCAAGCATTTAGTCGACCCAATAGATGATCTCTTCACCACTGCCAGCAGTATTGCAGGAATCACTACCACAG ggatCGGAGATGGTGGTAATGAGCTTGGCATGGGCAAAGTCAAAGCAGCAGTTAAGGCACACATGCCTAATGGAACCCTGATTGCATGTGACGTGGCTGCTGATTTTGCCATTACTACAG GAGTGTCCAACTGGGGTGGCTATGCTGTCGCCTGTGCTTTGTATGTTCTGAACCTCTGTCCCATACACTCACGTTACCTCCAGAAGGGTTTGGGACCGCCACCTACATCTGAGCAAAAGAGTCTGTGGGCTGCCTGTCTGCCTACCATAGCCAAG GAGGAAGAGATGCTGCACATTTTGGTGAAATATGGAGTTCGCAGTGGTAAGACGGCAAACCTGGGCCTGGAGGTGGATGGATTGACCTTTCACCCATACCATTCTGACATCATACAGCAGCTTGGAGATCTCACCCTTCGCTGA
- the dglucy gene encoding D-glutamate cyclase, mitochondrial isoform X1: MALFKCAGMRRFLAHAVRLPTGLKCSTQANMKPGYQQANVVILHKDLADDFEAFCQANRSPLPLLYRSKCGEWGCPPLATGSDIREDCPEYCVFENGVLVKKIPSLSSYTPQLQDMVTFYLGCSFGFEAALKAAGVPVRNVEQGKNVCMYKTSVPCIREGKFHCQMVVSMRPVPHDKLDGAAQCTHMIPLAHGGPVHIGHPKLLGIHELSRPEYGDPVEACAGDVPVFWACGVTGVEAVQSCKPPLAFTHSPGCMFLTDREVETNSPHALEPEQCPLTFCISQNPQHYSMASKKAVKQIQAIEELAVKDPGARGIRALFVQDELLKTCLSLSHSSSVLLTTGFPTHYMHDPPEETDGPPGAIAMAAMLQALRKEVVIVTDERALEMNQHIMRDAVEKGVIKTAVPVISFQSNSPDSALHFLCRDGDPTKPRFDHLVAIERSGRAADGNYYNMRGVNIKHLVDPIDDLFTTASSIAGITTTGIGDGGNELGMGKVKAAVKAHMPNGTLIACDVAADFAITTGVSNWGGYAVACALYVLNLCPIHSRYLQKGLGPPPTSEQKSLWAACLPTIAKEEEMLHILVKYGVRSGKTANLGLEVDGLTFHPYHSDIIQQLGDLTLR; the protein is encoded by the exons GATATCAACAGGCTAATGTTGTGATCTTGCACAAGGATCTTGCCGATGACTTTGAGGCTTTTTGTCAAGCTAACCGCAGCCCCCTCCCTCTGCTGTACAGGAGCAAGTGTGGAGAGTGGGGCTGCCCTCCCCTCGCCACAGGATCTGACATCAG AGAGGATTGTCCAGAATACTGTGTGTTTGAGAATGGTGTGCTGGTGAAGAAGATCCCTAGTTTATCTTCTTACACCCCTCAACTTCAGGACATGGTCACTTTCTACCTAGGCTGTAGTTTTGGCTTTGAAGCTGCCCTAAAGGCCGCTGGGGTTCCTGTGAGAAATGTGGAACAGGGTAAAAATGTCTGCATGTACAAG ACTTCAGTACCGTGTATTAGAGAAGGCAAGTTTCACTGTCAGATGGTGGTGAGCATGCGACCTGTACCTCACGACAAGCTGGACGGAGCAGCTCAATGCACGCACATGATCCCACTGGCACATGGAGGCCCTGTCCACATTGGACACCCTA AACTGCTGGGCATCCATGAGTTGTCACGACCGGAGTACGGGGATCCAGTGGAGGCGTGTGCTGGTGATGTGCCTGTGTTCTGGGCCTGTGGCGTCACTGGTGTTGAGGCTGTTCAGAGCTGCA AGCCTCCTCTAGCATTCACACACTCACCTGGCTGCATGTTCCTCACTGATCGAGAGGTAGAAACTAATTCACCTCATGCTCTTGAGCCAGAACAATGTCCATTGACATTCTGCATCTCTCAGAATCCTCAGCATTACAGCATGGCCAGCAAGAAAGCTGTTAAACAAATTCAAGCAATCGAGGAGCTCGCTGTTAAAGACCCAG GTGCGAGGGGTATCCGTGCACTCTTTGTGCAGGATGAGTTGCTCAAGACCTGTCTCTCACTCTCCCACTCCTCCTCTGTACTCCTCACCACTGGGTTTCCCACACACTACATGCACGACCCCCCCGAAGAGACAGATGGCCCACCCGGAGCCATCGCCATGGCCGCTATGCTCCAAGCTCTCCGTAAAGAAGTGGTCATTGTAACAGATGAACGGGCTTTGGAGATGAATCAGCACATCATGCGGGACGCTGTGGAGAAAG GTGTGATAAAAACTGCAGTGCCAGTAATAAGTTTCCAGAGCAACAGTCCTGACTCAGCACTTCACTTCCTGTGCCGTGATGGAGATCCCACAAAGCCCAG GTTTGACCACTTGGTTGCAATAGAGCGCAGTGGTAGGGCTGCAGATGGGAACTACTACAACATGAGGGGGGTGAACATCAAGCATTTAGTCGACCCAATAGATGATCTCTTCACCACTGCCAGCAGTATTGCAGGAATCACTACCACAG ggatCGGAGATGGTGGTAATGAGCTTGGCATGGGCAAAGTCAAAGCAGCAGTTAAGGCACACATGCCTAATGGAACCCTGATTGCATGTGACGTGGCTGCTGATTTTGCCATTACTACAG GAGTGTCCAACTGGGGTGGCTATGCTGTCGCCTGTGCTTTGTATGTTCTGAACCTCTGTCCCATACACTCACGTTACCTCCAGAAGGGTTTGGGACCGCCACCTACATCTGAGCAAAAGAGTCTGTGGGCTGCCTGTCTGCCTACCATAGCCAAG GAGGAAGAGATGCTGCACATTTTGGTGAAATATGGAGTTCGCAGTGGTAAGACGGCAAACCTGGGCCTGGAGGTGGATGGATTGACCTTTCACCCATACCATTCTGACATCATACAGCAGCTTGGAGATCTCACCCTTCGCTGA
- the dglucy gene encoding D-glutamate cyclase, mitochondrial isoform X3 yields MRRFLAHAVRLPTGLKCSTQANMKPGYQQANVVILHKDLADDFEAFCQANRSPLPLLYRSKCGEWGCPPLATGSDIREDCPEYCVFENGVLVKKIPSLSSYTPQLQDMVTFYLGCSFGFEAALKAAGVPVRNVEQGKNVCMYKTSVPCIREGKFHCQMVVSMRPVPHDKLDGAAQCTHMIPLAHGGPVHIGHPKLLGIHELSRPEYGDPVEACAGDVPVFWACGVTGVEAVQSCKPPLAFTHSPGCMFLTDREVETNSPHALEPEQCPLTFCISQNPQHYSMASKKAVKQIQAIEELAVKDPGARGIRALFVQDELLKTCLSLSHSSSVLLTTGFPTHYMHDPPEETDGPPGAIAMAAMLQALRKEVVIVTDERALEMNQHIMRDAVEKGVIKTAVPVISFQSNSPDSALHFLCRDGDPTKPRFDHLVAIERSGRAADGNYYNMRGVNIKHLVDPIDDLFTTASSIAGITTTGIGDGGNELGMGKVKAAVKAHMPNGTLIACDVAADFAITTGVSNWGGYAVACALYVLNLCPIHSRYLQKGLGPPPTSEQKSLWAACLPTIAKEEEMLHILVKYGVRSGKTANLGLEVDGLTFHPYHSDIIQQLGDLTLR; encoded by the exons GATATCAACAGGCTAATGTTGTGATCTTGCACAAGGATCTTGCCGATGACTTTGAGGCTTTTTGTCAAGCTAACCGCAGCCCCCTCCCTCTGCTGTACAGGAGCAAGTGTGGAGAGTGGGGCTGCCCTCCCCTCGCCACAGGATCTGACATCAG AGAGGATTGTCCAGAATACTGTGTGTTTGAGAATGGTGTGCTGGTGAAGAAGATCCCTAGTTTATCTTCTTACACCCCTCAACTTCAGGACATGGTCACTTTCTACCTAGGCTGTAGTTTTGGCTTTGAAGCTGCCCTAAAGGCCGCTGGGGTTCCTGTGAGAAATGTGGAACAGGGTAAAAATGTCTGCATGTACAAG ACTTCAGTACCGTGTATTAGAGAAGGCAAGTTTCACTGTCAGATGGTGGTGAGCATGCGACCTGTACCTCACGACAAGCTGGACGGAGCAGCTCAATGCACGCACATGATCCCACTGGCACATGGAGGCCCTGTCCACATTGGACACCCTA AACTGCTGGGCATCCATGAGTTGTCACGACCGGAGTACGGGGATCCAGTGGAGGCGTGTGCTGGTGATGTGCCTGTGTTCTGGGCCTGTGGCGTCACTGGTGTTGAGGCTGTTCAGAGCTGCA AGCCTCCTCTAGCATTCACACACTCACCTGGCTGCATGTTCCTCACTGATCGAGAGGTAGAAACTAATTCACCTCATGCTCTTGAGCCAGAACAATGTCCATTGACATTCTGCATCTCTCAGAATCCTCAGCATTACAGCATGGCCAGCAAGAAAGCTGTTAAACAAATTCAAGCAATCGAGGAGCTCGCTGTTAAAGACCCAG GTGCGAGGGGTATCCGTGCACTCTTTGTGCAGGATGAGTTGCTCAAGACCTGTCTCTCACTCTCCCACTCCTCCTCTGTACTCCTCACCACTGGGTTTCCCACACACTACATGCACGACCCCCCCGAAGAGACAGATGGCCCACCCGGAGCCATCGCCATGGCCGCTATGCTCCAAGCTCTCCGTAAAGAAGTGGTCATTGTAACAGATGAACGGGCTTTGGAGATGAATCAGCACATCATGCGGGACGCTGTGGAGAAAG GTGTGATAAAAACTGCAGTGCCAGTAATAAGTTTCCAGAGCAACAGTCCTGACTCAGCACTTCACTTCCTGTGCCGTGATGGAGATCCCACAAAGCCCAG GTTTGACCACTTGGTTGCAATAGAGCGCAGTGGTAGGGCTGCAGATGGGAACTACTACAACATGAGGGGGGTGAACATCAAGCATTTAGTCGACCCAATAGATGATCTCTTCACCACTGCCAGCAGTATTGCAGGAATCACTACCACAG ggatCGGAGATGGTGGTAATGAGCTTGGCATGGGCAAAGTCAAAGCAGCAGTTAAGGCACACATGCCTAATGGAACCCTGATTGCATGTGACGTGGCTGCTGATTTTGCCATTACTACAG GAGTGTCCAACTGGGGTGGCTATGCTGTCGCCTGTGCTTTGTATGTTCTGAACCTCTGTCCCATACACTCACGTTACCTCCAGAAGGGTTTGGGACCGCCACCTACATCTGAGCAAAAGAGTCTGTGGGCTGCCTGTCTGCCTACCATAGCCAAG GAGGAAGAGATGCTGCACATTTTGGTGAAATATGGAGTTCGCAGTGGTAAGACGGCAAACCTGGGCCTGGAGGTGGATGGATTGACCTTTCACCCATACCATTCTGACATCATACAGCAGCTTGGAGATCTCACCCTTCGCTGA